AAGCCTCAACTATCGGTGTGCAGCTGGAAGGAAAACttcccccactgtacccagcgctgtattgctcatactttattatattaattaataaattgattgctgcttgaatattggcctagtcaggcttctcatttataacatAACTTTGGTACGTCCCATTCTCAGCTTCCTATACTAATTAGTTCAAAAGCTATTAAGCGTGCGTAGTTTGTTCCTTGAAATGGGTCAGTGGTCCCTTtcatggggaggggtcccaaaaTGAGGAAATAAATGAAGTCTTTCTCGTTCTGACCTTTGTACCTTTTCAATTCAAATATGACAAATTAAACCTTGGTAGAACTCCCATTCCCTGTCTTCAGTTGTTTTCAGAACAGAGGGGGCCCACAATTGTCTTATGTTACTAAAAGCTATTTGTTAGTTTCTATATTCTTCATTATAAGCCCAGCTAACAAACATTGTGTTGACAAGCAGTCAGTTATTAGTTAACTACTAACTCTTAAGTTCATCAAGGCctacatatttattttaattaacttCAATAAAGCTTATCTCTAACTAAAATCTTAACTCCTCTAAAATCTCTAAATTCCTTAAAGTTTGTCTCACTACACTATAGGAACTTGagtgactttttaaaatgtgcttCCATGCTGGAAACCTTGCTTCTTTCCTGCCTTAAGTCTGTGCTACCCTTCAGATTATAAAGCATTAATATTTTGACATCTTTAAAGTTTTTATTTGGTGTGAGTTTAATTTCTTGCACTTTGGTGATATTTTGAGGCCACACAAAGTTTTGTTGCAAAACTTGTTACCTGTAGggactgcagagctgtgcttaTATGCTGAATTTAATTTGGCATtactccaggctgctgctgccccctgCACTCAGCCACTTGTTCTGGCAGTGTTGCTTCTGTGTCCTCAGAGTTTTAGTCAAGGGGATTTTCGTTCAGATCAGACACTTAACAGCTCACGCTGCAACTGTGAATTTCAGAGACAGCTTGAGGaaggcacagaaaaaaatggttGAGGGGCTGATTTCTGCCTCCAGCTGCTTAGAGAACAGTTTCACAGAAGGATGAGCTTGACCCAAAAGGGCAACAGCTGAATCAGTGGTAACATGGAACAGCTGAAACTGATAAGGAAAGTTTCCTTTCTGAGGAAACCATAGCTGGGTGCAGAAGATGACAATATATAGATGGATTGTTCTAGTTCTGCCATGTAATGCCTCTTTTTGACTGTGTTCTAACTTCCCTTTATTTCAGATGCCTTCAGTGTTTGACAAAGAACCTTTCCAGATACTCTGCAGATATTAAGTCATTGCCACCCAATATAAAGGATAAACTGATCAAATTAATGAGTAGGCAAGGGCAAATAACTGATGCAAATATCAGTGAGGTAAGAATCCATTTAAAACTATACTGTCTGTTTTGGGAGAGGAAAGTAGCCTCTCTTGCACACCAGTCTGTTCATGAGTGAAGTGTGTTTTGAGATACTCCTGCATaattttttacatatatatattatataaagaatttcagcagaattGTTGGAATACTGTTGGTAGAATTCTATTGACactaatttatttaaattttggtTCCTTGAAAGATAATGATGGCAGAGCTAGGAATCGATAGTTCAAATTATCCCCTCCCTTTTGCACACTGATGTGTGTCAGTGTTTCGATATGACACCAGTTAATGACATTTCTTCAGCTGTAAATTCAGGGGCACATCTGTTTTGCTGTCTGTTACTGTTATCTTGTTCAGCCTCAAAGGGAAGCGTGAGAATTGGAGGAAGCTAAAGGTTTGCCTTGgtgaaacagaaaatgaatgACTCCCTGTGCATTCCTGCTTAGACCTGTAACTCAAGAGATAAATATTCTCAGTTTTTCAGAGTCATGATAGTGGAGCCAAGACTAGAGGCAGAGGCACTGTGGAAAACTTGCAAACAAAACAATTTAGCTTTAGATAAGATGATTTTGTGCTTACACAAAGTAAGTGTTTGAGTAAAAATCAAGTTCTTTGGGAAAATTGACTGGACAAAATCTGGTTTAGGCTAGCTTTTCATTAAGGAATAATTTCAAAACATCATAACAGATTATATAATTAAAGCCATGTGATTTTGTGTGTATGAATGCACAAAATCCATTAGGATATTTTTAGTCTGGAAATAAACTGGAGACCTTAATTTACAGACTTTTCTGCTGTCTCTTTCTAAAGTCTCCTCTGTATTTCTCCTCTGTATTTGTCTTCATTCAGCAGATCATCAGTGCCTTCTCTTGGAGCCTATTTTCCATGTAACTCTGGGAAATTCTGCTCTGGTtcttttttatgtgtttttcctttctctcttcctgCAATCTCCTGCAATTATATCCATAGTTGTAATGATTTTCTCTGGACATATTATATATTAGCTTTCTTTGCTAACagtttctcatttatttttattcatgtcctctctctgtttttcagggtttttttaaaagaattttcctTGAAATTGCTTGTAATTTGCTTGAATTTTGCTTAAATTTCAGATGAAATTCTGTTAATCTGAATTTTTGTGTATACTTTTATTTAATGTCTTACCTCCATATTCTTGTCCAAATTTGTGTTACCATGCATCTTTTCTCCCCTTACTCTGCTTTTTGCTTGGAGCAGCCATCCACATGCATTCTAAATCCCTATTACCATAAAGTTTTATAAAGCCATTCAGCAAGTATCTGCAGAATATaaacttgtatttttaaatgtctttttgtGTGTGCTGCATCCAGGAACCCTTTGTCTATCTCAAAATCTTATATATTTGCCAGTTTTCCTTTTAATGTCTTTATTGTACATTGTTAGAGTGAACAACAGGAGGAATAGGCCTTTAACAGTTCTGTCAGCTGTGCTGTTATCTTTGCTAGTTTGGAAATTTATGTTTCTATCCCTGGGAGTTAAGGATGGGAGTGACAAGCTGAAGGGAGTATCTGGTGGCTATTGTTACTAAAATCTGATGCCTTCCACTGCTTTGGGTTTAGCTTTCATAAATGCTCTCTTGGGAAAGATTTCACAAAAATTCCAATCTGGGTCTTGGGGGAGTGAAAGATCCCATTTAATGAGAATTTGGTACGTCTTCTTGGTGTGGTAATGAGAGTGCTTGTTTATGAGCAAAAGAGAGTGTGTGGGTGAGAACAATACTTTGGGGGAAAATACCTTCCAAATATCACTCTTATCTGTTATGCAAGTTGAAGTTTTGATCAAAGTCAGTATTTTGTGTTTTGCACTGCAGATTTCTGCCCCCATAGTTTTGCTAGCAAGTGTGAGGGCATTGTGCTGGGTACACATGTAGCAAGTGAACCACCAAGATTGTATTTCCATTGTTTAAGTGGCAGGATTAATGTGTTCCTGCTCCATATGCCACAGAAACAGTTCATGCTGTAGGAGATGAACTGTTGCACAAATATACCAGATTTTCTTTAGTTTTTAGTTCCTAGGACTGGTAACCCACCCTCTATTGCAAACTTCTATGTGATGTCTAATATTACAAGTATTTTTTGATATAAAAATGCACCTGTTTGATGGCATAGCAGAGTCTGACTGAAATGGTGGGTTTTTATTACAGGTATTGCACCCTGCTGTGGAGTCTCTGGACCTCCGAGACTGTGATATTTCAGATAATGCATTATTGCAGCTTTGTCACTGcaagcagctgaaaaaaatcaacttaAATTCTTGCAAGGAGAACAGATTTGGAATTACTTCAGAAGGTGTGTTATCTGTGCAAAGATAACTGGGATCTTATTTCTGGCTTATTTTTCTTGTTAGATTGAAATAAATTGCAAAGAATATATCTAGGGTACATattgcttaaaaaataaatccccaatGCCACCCCAGCACTAATTAACAGTCTCTCCAGTGGTGTAAATTTCAGGCCTAGAGCACTAATTATCTTAGGAGAGAGCTATCAGGTTACTCTCCTGCCAGATTTCTGCTAAAACTGTGCTATGCTCAACATGTTTTCTACTTTATCTTAGTTTTTCCTCCCTCAAAACTtgttccagagcctttggactCAGCATGGTGGTTATGTTAAAGAATGAATACCTCTTTCAAGTGTTGTTTCTTTGGCAGGAGTCATAGCACTGGCCTTGTCCTGTCCCTACCTGCGTGAGGCTTCTTTCAAAAGGTGCTGTGATATAACTGACAGTGGCGTTCTGGCTCTTGCACTCAACTGCCAATTCCTGCAAATAGTGAACTTGGGCAGCTGCTCAGGCATCACGGATGCATCTCTGCAGGCACTAGGACAAAACTGCAAATTTCTTCACAGTGTGGACTTCTCATCTACTCAGGTAGCTACAGTGGCAATTGGCCAGTTGACGTtcgtttgtttcttttttaagatTGTCATGATAAAGTTCAATGGGGCTTTGTAGCTTTATTACTTCACTTTAAAGTTCAAAGCTTGTAGCTTTACTCTTGACAAGATTTAGGACcataatttatttctaatttctgcCTCTTAAGGAAAAGGAAGGGTATATTTTGCTTATTAGTGATtggaaaaatacatattttggtATTAGAGCATGTATGGTGAACCAAAGATAAACTTCTGTTACAATCtaccttggggtttttttagtataTTTATTTAgtgtaataattttctttaagtTGTAAAGTAATCCAAAATATTCCATTTAAAGAAAGTAGAATCTTGGACAGATTATTATTGCCTGCTTTCAGTTAGGACAAACTGATGTGGGTAATAATCTAGGATGTCAAACAATACAAGCTCCTAGTAGGAGTAAACACTCCATAATTAAATGATATTTTAGGAGTGATTGTGCTTGTCAGAGTTATATTACAGAGTCAACACTGAAAGAATGACATTTTAAATGTCAGAAATGGCAGGGAAGAAGATTTAACAGCAGTGTTTAGCGTGAGAAGGGGGAGACAAGCTGCAAAGGCAATCCTGTAACATATTCCATAATTACAGGGAGATAATGAAGCGAGAGAAAGGTTTTTTGCAGTAAGTGTAGTGTTCAGTTGACACTGATGGTGAGAAATTATGTTGAATGTGAGTCCAGTACTGAACATTCACAATGAAATGCCAGTCTGGAAATCATGTAGGAGGTTCTTATTTTAGATGCTATTcttcttttgatttttccagAAGTAGGGTATCAAAAGAGTcttaatattttgtttggtaatttttatttattgccaTTTAACTCTTATTTCTCCAGActtatttcactgcttttttatttccttgccTCTTTTCCTTTATAGAATATAGCTGTTTCCCTGTATGTATTTTAAATGAGGTAAAAACTTACTCAGTAACTACATGTTTAcactttttttaacttttctgcCATGATTACTTTTTTCCCCAACCCAAATTGGTCTAGGTAGagcagaaatgctttttaaacCTAAACATTTAAACTGACCATATTAGTGTACCCACTGTTAAATGAGACAAGGAAGCTGCAGAAATAGCAGTTACACAGTTGGAAGTATCCTTGCAGAAAGCCAGGCTGGATCAGGTGGCAGGAGGATGAAACAGTATTTCatagaatgaaaaaaaaccactttggATAATTTTCTCTATTAGTTTAGCTGGGAAGAAAATACTGTAGTGTTATGTGTATTCACTGACTGCAGGGAGTGAACAAATTAATATGATTTTTGCATCTAAATAGCTGTGCTTGAAAAAAATGAGCTTTAATGCATTGTGGTTTTTCCCTCAGGTAACAGATGATGGCGTTGTAGCACTAGTGAGTGGAACATGTTCAAAGAATTTAAAGGTAACTGAGTTAACCTAATAACAAAGGGGTGAACAAAGGAAAAtacctgcattttaaaattatagtTACTATTACTTCTGAGGGAAGGTTTTTACTGGCAGACTTTCATTGCTGTCCTCTTTCAAGATCCTTGGAGTTTATGAATTGGAAAGACTTTGCAATAAGACAGTGACTTTTTTACTTTTATCCTACAATCTCCAAAGTATATTTTACCAAATCCTAACTTCACTagattttattatctttttttccGTATTTTTTCTTATATGTTATATTTATCGATAGGTAAGGAAATTTAGAGGTGGGGAAGAAAGTTGGTAATAACCTGTTTTGTTATTCTGCTTTTCATCTTTTCCTAGCATGTACAAGAGGCAGTAGTTGTACAGCTGCAGAGAAATTAAGAAAAGAGCAGGGTTTAGTATAATCTTGAAGAAgttctttgatttcttttagGAGCCATGTGGATAAATAGAAATACCAGAAACTTCAGCAGAGGttgttttgggaaaatttgggaaacaCCAGAATTTAATTGGGGTTCTGTTCTCCTGGACAACCAGTTGGTAGGAGAATGTCATAGGCAAAGTGATAGAACT
The nucleotide sequence above comes from Passer domesticus isolate bPasDom1 chromosome 5, bPasDom1.hap1, whole genome shotgun sequence. Encoded proteins:
- the AMN1 gene encoding protein AMN1 homolog, which translates into the protein MGSESPGFLLRGVPALQAVPGGAPKAGREQDYISRHAAGRRRHLGTDRRAGLGRRARIPHRVPRAAPHSPLPAMSWDGAGEEVRLLLDLCLQCLTKNLSRYSADIKSLPPNIKDKLIKLMSRQGQITDANISEVLHPAVESLDLRDCDISDNALLQLCHCKQLKKINLNSCKENRFGITSEGVIALALSCPYLREASFKRCCDITDSGVLALALNCQFLQIVNLGSCSGITDASLQALGQNCKFLHSVDFSSTQVTDDGVVALVSGTCSKNLKEIHMERCVNLTDVAVEAVLTCCPKIHIFLFHGCPLITDRSRDALEQLIISNKIKQLTWTVY